The Streptomyces aurantiacus genome includes a region encoding these proteins:
- a CDS encoding non-ribosomal peptide synthetase: MSTSGPLEPRLIEEIAAAVRAVPGVQQAVAVVRQGARAVTAELDPAAPAPAPPAEPALAEPRVHRPASQLYGGDLHVPPGGAGTLQEALRQAAAQAPDKGTVYVRTGREPQFQSYAELLTEAEHVLAGLRAAGLEPGDAALFQFEDHRTYMTAFWACVLGGFVPTPVAVATTYTAHNETNRKLRNAWDLLDKPTVLTDAATAPALREVRSLWNESTVRVLEVETLARHAPDADWYASGPDTPVINLLTSGSTGVPKCVQHTNASVAARSWSVIQGRGYTSDDVSVIWMPLDHVTMVFYNIRDVFLRSLHVNGKIDDFLGNPLMWLDLLDRYGATNTWAPNFAFNLFHEYADQVAQGQWDLSRVREFANGGEPVIAANSHRFLELLKPHGLPADAMAPAWGMSETCSGVTYSTQSREDRTAGTVVVAPSSFDGDLRFSDEAGGKDAVSFSTVGAPLPGVTVRIVDAAGAVLPEDRIGELQIRGVTMMRGYHGNAEANQAAFDPEGWFRTGDLAFVHDGQLVIAGRKKDQIVVRGANYVAHELESIVEEAEGVRVTYSAAAGVREPGEGSDRLVVFFVPTRWDTDSLTRTLQNIRTGLGREAGLAPDLLVPVTSAEFPKTASGKIQRGALVADLKAGRFADRTGQEEEASGRPDTAFFRRQWSRLEDAAGHSATDGVRLVFAEPGDLPLLGLDRGRTVLVRQGEDFAQESPVTFRVAPHDSSQISRVLAEVTARYGAISTVVLAGFPTEGGERPDHSARLHEITSRLTSLTAALDGATWPGAARPLLLLLTTGAVHVRPWDRIDLGVCALPGMVRTAATELSHLTVRQLDLPADRDKWAAAVAAELADRSHTGVVAAREGLRWQPRLRPVPEAETDGPSAIVPGGLYLVTGGLGGIGHDIAGYLLAAYGARLLLVGRSAPTGEKADALAELAALGELAYVQADVADRTALAAAVTEAETRWGRPLDGVLHLAAADVSGQWKDLERHTLAKESQDTFTAQYAAKVAGTLAIAAVLESRPKASLVLFGSVNGEFGGRSFGAYSAANTFLVGFADHWRHERGRDVQCLAWSMWNDVGMNRGQSAALAGRRGFRAIDPDDGLRAFLAATSMPQHYLLIGLDLENPAILAELATDELSAREVLVAFTADSTDAEAVHAAIEPVLRDFPVPVRLIEVTRIPVDAAGAVDTTQLLLDAAPKRPGTRRTYQAPASDAERQIAAIWEDVLGQSTVGRDDSFFDLGGNSLRATRLLARIDEELGVRLTANQLYENPTVAGLAHALDLVGPAEPVAAG; the protein is encoded by the coding sequence ATGAGCACCTCAGGACCCCTGGAGCCGCGCCTCATCGAGGAGATAGCAGCCGCCGTACGGGCGGTGCCCGGCGTCCAGCAGGCCGTTGCCGTGGTCCGGCAGGGCGCACGGGCGGTCACTGCGGAACTCGACCCGGCCGCACCCGCCCCCGCCCCGCCCGCCGAGCCGGCCCTCGCCGAGCCCCGCGTCCACCGGCCCGCCTCCCAGCTGTACGGCGGTGACCTCCACGTCCCCCCGGGCGGCGCCGGCACGCTCCAGGAGGCACTGCGCCAGGCGGCGGCGCAGGCGCCCGACAAGGGCACCGTCTACGTCCGCACCGGCCGCGAGCCGCAGTTCCAGAGCTATGCCGAGCTCCTCACGGAAGCCGAGCACGTCCTTGCGGGCCTGCGGGCCGCCGGACTGGAGCCGGGTGACGCGGCACTGTTCCAGTTCGAGGACCACCGCACCTACATGACCGCGTTCTGGGCCTGCGTACTCGGCGGGTTCGTCCCCACTCCGGTCGCCGTGGCCACGACCTACACCGCGCACAACGAGACCAACCGCAAGCTGCGCAACGCCTGGGACCTGCTGGACAAGCCCACCGTGCTCACCGACGCCGCCACCGCGCCCGCCCTGCGGGAGGTGCGCAGTCTCTGGAACGAGTCGACCGTGCGCGTCCTGGAGGTCGAGACACTGGCCCGGCACGCTCCCGACGCGGACTGGTACGCCTCCGGGCCCGACACCCCCGTGATCAACCTGCTCACCTCCGGCAGCACCGGCGTCCCCAAGTGCGTCCAGCACACCAACGCCTCCGTCGCCGCCCGCAGCTGGTCGGTCATCCAGGGCCGCGGCTACACCAGCGACGACGTCAGCGTCATCTGGATGCCGCTGGACCACGTGACGATGGTCTTCTACAACATCCGGGACGTGTTCCTGCGCAGCCTCCACGTCAACGGGAAGATCGACGACTTCCTCGGCAACCCCCTGATGTGGCTGGACCTGCTGGACCGCTACGGGGCGACCAACACGTGGGCCCCCAACTTCGCCTTCAACCTCTTCCACGAGTACGCCGACCAGGTCGCCCAGGGGCAGTGGGACCTCTCCCGCGTCCGCGAGTTCGCCAACGGCGGCGAGCCCGTCATCGCGGCGAACAGCCATCGCTTCCTCGAACTGCTCAAGCCGCACGGCCTGCCCGCCGACGCCATGGCGCCCGCCTGGGGCATGTCGGAGACCTGCTCCGGCGTCACCTACTCCACGCAGAGCCGCGAGGACCGCACCGCCGGCACCGTCGTCGTCGCCCCCTCCTCCTTCGACGGGGACCTGCGCTTTTCCGACGAGGCCGGCGGCAAGGACGCGGTGTCCTTCTCCACGGTCGGAGCACCCCTTCCAGGAGTGACGGTCCGGATCGTCGACGCCGCCGGAGCCGTCCTGCCCGAGGACCGGATCGGCGAACTGCAGATCCGCGGCGTGACGATGATGCGCGGCTACCACGGCAACGCCGAGGCCAACCAGGCCGCCTTCGACCCCGAGGGCTGGTTCCGCACCGGCGACCTCGCCTTCGTCCACGACGGCCAGCTCGTGATCGCCGGACGCAAGAAGGACCAGATCGTGGTCCGCGGCGCCAACTACGTGGCCCACGAGCTGGAAAGCATCGTCGAAGAGGCCGAGGGCGTCCGTGTCACCTACTCGGCGGCGGCAGGCGTACGCGAGCCGGGGGAGGGCTCGGACCGCCTCGTCGTCTTCTTCGTCCCCACCCGGTGGGACACCGACTCGCTCACCCGCACCCTCCAGAACATCAGGACCGGGCTCGGCCGGGAGGCTGGCCTGGCGCCCGACCTCCTCGTACCCGTCACCTCGGCCGAATTCCCCAAGACCGCCAGCGGGAAGATCCAGCGCGGCGCGCTCGTCGCCGACCTGAAGGCAGGCCGGTTCGCCGACCGGACCGGACAGGAGGAAGAGGCGTCCGGCCGGCCGGACACCGCCTTCTTCCGCCGCCAGTGGTCACGCCTGGAGGACGCCGCCGGCCACAGCGCCACCGACGGCGTCCGGCTCGTCTTCGCCGAGCCCGGCGACCTCCCGCTCCTGGGACTCGACCGGGGACGAACGGTCCTGGTCCGCCAGGGAGAGGACTTCGCCCAGGAAAGCCCCGTCACCTTCCGCGTCGCACCACACGACAGCTCCCAGATCAGCCGGGTGCTGGCCGAGGTCACCGCCCGGTACGGCGCCATCTCCACGGTCGTACTCGCCGGATTCCCGACCGAAGGCGGCGAACGGCCCGACCACAGCGCCAGGCTCCACGAGATCACCAGCCGGCTGACCTCCCTGACGGCGGCCCTGGACGGCGCGACCTGGCCAGGCGCCGCCCGCCCGCTGCTGCTCCTGCTCACCACCGGCGCGGTGCACGTACGCCCCTGGGACAGGATCGACCTCGGCGTCTGCGCACTGCCCGGGATGGTGCGCACCGCCGCCACCGAGCTCTCCCACCTCACCGTCCGCCAGCTCGACCTGCCGGCGGACCGGGACAAGTGGGCGGCCGCCGTCGCCGCCGAACTGGCCGACCGCTCCCACACCGGGGTGGTGGCCGCACGCGAGGGCCTGCGCTGGCAGCCCCGCCTGCGACCGGTGCCCGAGGCGGAGACGGACGGCCCCTCCGCGATCGTCCCCGGCGGCCTCTACCTGGTCACCGGCGGGCTCGGCGGCATCGGCCACGACATCGCCGGATACCTCCTGGCCGCCTACGGCGCACGCCTGCTGCTCGTGGGACGCTCGGCGCCCACGGGGGAGAAGGCGGACGCCCTGGCCGAACTGGCCGCTCTGGGCGAACTGGCCTACGTGCAGGCCGATGTCGCCGACCGCACCGCCCTCGCCGCGGCGGTGACCGAGGCCGAAACCCGCTGGGGCCGCCCCCTCGACGGTGTGCTGCACCTGGCGGCGGCCGATGTCAGCGGCCAGTGGAAGGACCTGGAACGGCACACCCTGGCGAAGGAGTCCCAGGACACCTTCACCGCGCAGTACGCAGCGAAGGTGGCCGGCACCCTGGCCATCGCCGCCGTCCTGGAGAGCCGGCCGAAGGCCTCCCTCGTGCTCTTCGGGTCGGTCAACGGGGAGTTCGGCGGCCGCTCCTTCGGCGCCTACTCCGCCGCCAACACCTTCCTGGTGGGCTTCGCCGACCACTGGCGCCACGAGCGCGGACGCGATGTGCAGTGCCTGGCCTGGAGCATGTGGAACGACGTCGGCATGAACCGAGGACAGTCGGCGGCCCTCGCCGGCCGGCGCGGATTTCGTGCCATCGACCCCGACGACGGACTGCGGGCCTTCCTGGCGGCCACGTCCATGCCCCAGCACTACCTCCTGATCGGCCTGGACCTGGAGAACCCGGCGATCCTCGCCGAACTCGCCACCGACGAACTGAGCGCCAGGGAAGTCCTGGTGGCCTTCACCGCGGACAGCACGGACGCGGAGGCCGTGCACGCTGCCATCGAGCCCGTCCTGCGTGACTTCCCCGTCCCGGTGCGTCTGATCGAGGTCACCCGCATCCCGGTGGACGCCGCCGGCGCCGTGGACACCACCCAGCTGCTCCTGGACGCGGCACCCAAGCGGCCCGGCACCCGCCGGACGTACCAGGCGCCCGCCTCGGACGCGGAGCGCCAGATCGCCGCGATCTGGGAGGACGTCCTCGGCCAGAGCACCGTCGGCCGCGACGACTCGTTCTTCGACCTGGGCGGCAACTCCCTGCGGGCCACGCGGCTGCTCGCACGCATCGACGAGGAACTGGGCGTCCGGCTGACGGCCAACCAGCTGTACGAGAACCCCACGGTCGCGGGCCTGGCCCACGCACTCGACCTCGTCGGCCCGGCCGAACCCGTAGCCGCCGGCTGA
- the glyA gene encoding serine hydroxymethyltransferase — translation MAGQWHAGRTPSPRQDAQRVGGEQARHLSAGMESLHRADPELAGLLDAEVRHQDTTLAMIASASVAAPSVLAAGGAALSNVTAEGYPAARYHPGAARFDEVELLAIERAKDLFGARYANVQPHSCSSANLAVLTALIPPGGTLLGLDLDAGGHLTHGSPASVTGRHFNAVHYGLDRLGRIDFAQVAELAQRHRPGVLIAGASAYPRTVDFDRFRAIADSVGAYLLADISHIAGLVATGEHPSPIDAAHITTTSTYKQLGGPRGGLILSGKDHRAPGPDGRTPLSRLMQRAVFPQSQGTPSPATIAAKARAFSIAAAPEFKETTRLIVENAAALAAELAALGYRILTGGTDNHMVLLDIIDRGLTGVVAERALEDCGILANRNRIPGDTKPPLVTSGLRLGSNILAQRGMGPEQMRECAHLLHTVIASTTPLSDTEYLIDPARVLRIRADVTDLCARYPLVLETGNRTPAALIGAGQ, via the coding sequence ATGGCCGGTCAGTGGCACGCAGGGCGGACACCGTCCCCCCGTCAGGACGCCCAGCGCGTAGGCGGAGAGCAGGCCAGGCACCTGTCGGCCGGCATGGAGTCGCTGCACCGCGCCGACCCCGAGCTCGCCGGGCTGCTGGACGCCGAGGTGCGTCACCAGGACACCACGCTGGCGATGATCGCCTCGGCGAGTGTCGCCGCCCCCTCCGTCCTCGCCGCCGGCGGCGCGGCACTGTCCAACGTCACCGCCGAGGGCTACCCGGCCGCCCGCTACCACCCCGGCGCCGCCCGGTTCGACGAGGTCGAGCTGCTGGCCATCGAGCGGGCCAAGGACCTGTTCGGAGCCCGCTACGCGAACGTCCAGCCGCACTCCTGCTCCTCGGCCAACCTGGCCGTGCTCACCGCGCTCATCCCGCCGGGCGGTACCCTCCTGGGCCTCGACCTCGACGCCGGCGGTCACCTCACCCACGGGTCGCCGGCCTCGGTGACCGGGCGTCACTTCAACGCCGTGCACTACGGCCTGGACCGCTTGGGCCGCATCGACTTCGCGCAGGTCGCCGAACTCGCCCAGCGCCACCGGCCGGGCGTCCTCATCGCCGGGGCCAGCGCCTACCCCCGCACGGTCGACTTCGACCGGTTCCGGGCCATCGCCGATTCGGTGGGCGCCTACCTGCTCGCCGACATCTCCCACATCGCGGGCCTGGTGGCCACCGGAGAACACCCCAGCCCCATCGACGCCGCCCACATCACCACGACCAGCACCTACAAGCAGCTCGGCGGCCCCCGCGGCGGCCTCATCCTCAGCGGCAAGGACCACCGGGCCCCCGGACCCGACGGCCGCACACCGCTGTCCCGCCTCATGCAGCGGGCGGTCTTCCCGCAGTCACAGGGCACGCCCAGCCCCGCCACGATCGCGGCCAAGGCACGAGCCTTCTCGATCGCCGCCGCCCCGGAGTTCAAGGAGACCACCCGCCTGATCGTGGAGAACGCCGCCGCCCTCGCCGCGGAGCTGGCCGCGCTCGGCTACCGCATCCTGACCGGCGGCACCGACAACCACATGGTCCTGCTGGACATCATCGACCGCGGACTGACCGGAGTCGTCGCGGAACGCGCCCTGGAGGACTGCGGGATCCTCGCCAACCGCAACCGCATCCCCGGCGACACCAAGCCGCCCCTGGTCACCAGCGGCCTGCGGCTCGGCAGCAACATCCTCGCCCAGCGGGGGATGGGCCCCGAGCAGATGCGGGAGTGCGCCCACCTGCTGCACACCGTGATCGCCTCCACCACCCCCCTGAGCGACACCGAGTACCTGATCGACCCCGCCCGGGTCCTGCGCATCCGCGCGGACGTCACGGACCTGTGCGCCCGATACCCGCTGGTCCTCGAAACCGGGAACCGCACCCCCGCCGCCCTGATCGGAGCCGGACAGTGA